One segment of Campylobacter concisus DNA contains the following:
- a CDS encoding glycosyltransferase family 4 protein has protein sequence MINILELESSLGFGGQEHRTQRVINGLDNSKFKVFYGLNPGSKSFEKHIECEFVEFNLKKSFNIFEILKICKFVKQNNIKIISTHSGKDGTIGAIVGKICGVSVVRTRHLQLPITSSLPYNLSTKVVGVCDSVCADLIKRGVKKEKVLKIYTGIDTQKYTPEFKINMKKEFGLNDDVVGICIVAVLRAAKNHKLLIDAFSELNLEKSALFIVGDGPQNKNLHEYIKDKKNIFMLGNRTDVSNFLGSLDICVLPSDMEAIGGALLEASSCKLATIGSDVGGLGEAVSDGKSGFLFQNGDKEGLKKVLERLILDENLRKQMGEFGREYVKEVFSIEKMIENTQNLYMELVK, from the coding sequence ATGATAAATATACTTGAGCTTGAAAGCTCTCTTGGATTTGGTGGACAGGAACACCGCACTCAGCGTGTAATAAATGGACTAGATAATAGCAAATTTAAGGTTTTTTATGGGCTAAATCCTGGCTCAAAAAGCTTTGAGAAACATATCGAGTGCGAATTCGTTGAGTTTAATCTCAAAAAGTCTTTTAATATCTTTGAAATTTTAAAAATTTGCAAATTTGTAAAGCAAAATAATATAAAAATCATCTCAACTCACTCAGGTAAAGATGGCACCATTGGAGCGATTGTGGGCAAAATTTGTGGCGTTAGCGTGGTTCGTACTAGGCATTTACAGCTGCCTATAACATCGTCCTTACCTTATAACCTAAGCACAAAAGTGGTCGGCGTTTGTGACTCAGTTTGCGCTGATCTTATCAAAAGAGGCGTCAAAAAAGAGAAGGTGTTAAAAATCTACACTGGCATCGATACGCAAAAATATACGCCAGAATTTAAGATAAATATGAAAAAAGAATTTGGCTTAAATGACGACGTAGTTGGAATTTGCATCGTTGCAGTGTTAAGAGCTGCTAAAAATCATAAGCTATTAATCGATGCATTTAGCGAGTTAAATTTAGAAAAGTCAGCCCTTTTTATCGTAGGTGATGGCCCGCAAAATAAAAATTTACACGAATATATAAAAGATAAAAAAAATATCTTTATGCTTGGCAACAGAACCGATGTGAGCAATTTTTTAGGCTCTCTTGATATCTGCGTGCTACCTTCAGACATGGAGGCTATCGGTGGAGCGTTGCTTGAAGCATCTTCGTGCAAGCTAGCTACCATCGGAAGCGACGTGGGAGGTCTTGGCGAGGCAGTAAGCGACGGAAAGAGTGGATTTTTATTTCAAAATGGCGATAAAGAGGGGCTAAAAAAGGTGCTTGAAAGGCTCATTTTGGATGAAAATTTAAGAAAACAGATGGGTGAGTTTGGCAGAGAGTACGTAAAAGAGGTATTTAGTATCGAAAAAATGATAGAGAACACACAAAATTTATATATGGAGCTTGTAAAATGA
- a CDS encoding glycosyltransferase family 2 protein produces the protein MPGVKISFVVPVFNKKEHIRDCLNSLISQDMDDIEIIVINDGSTDNTLEILEEYKDKIILKTKSNAGVSAARNDGILLASGKYTICVDADDYVEKDYASCVYDIAEKFDADIVITDMCKVYGHKKLLFKDFETKEDGAIDKNEYLKRLLASRHNKVLHNAANKAIRTKILKENLFPVGITQAEDFHAIVRNVIASKTLVKLNKAFYYYKIGDNNTAGFEKLKAVMDHKFVYDDIISILKNKNLALEMVPDLEFRKIKSVYMPAISARPNLKNSSYVKALDLFYADIDSIINSSGFLKLRLKQRILLKVLKNVKSYENVSKILKIFNTINGFLSNKKMKEFKE, from the coding sequence GTGCCTGGTGTGAAAATAAGCTTTGTAGTGCCTGTTTTTAACAAAAAAGAGCACATTAGGGATTGTTTAAATTCGCTTATATCTCAAGACATGGATGATATTGAGATTATAGTTATTAATGATGGAAGTACTGACAATACGCTAGAAATATTAGAAGAATATAAAGATAAAATAATATTAAAAACAAAGAGCAATGCCGGTGTTAGTGCTGCTAGAAATGACGGTATATTACTAGCTAGTGGGAAATATACTATCTGCGTAGATGCTGATGACTATGTGGAAAAAGATTATGCTTCATGCGTTTATGATATCGCAGAAAAATTTGATGCCGACATAGTGATAACAGATATGTGTAAGGTCTATGGTCATAAAAAGCTCCTTTTTAAGGATTTTGAGACAAAAGAGGATGGCGCAATCGATAAAAACGAGTATCTAAAAAGGCTTTTAGCCTCAAGGCACAACAAAGTCTTGCATAATGCGGCAAACAAGGCGATTAGGACTAAAATTTTAAAAGAAAATTTATTTCCAGTTGGGATCACGCAAGCTGAAGATTTTCACGCTATAGTGAGAAATGTTATCGCTTCAAAAACTCTTGTAAAGTTAAATAAGGCATTTTATTATTATAAGATCGGAGACAACAACACTGCTGGTTTTGAAAAGCTAAAAGCTGTGATGGATCATAAATTTGTTTATGACGATATAATCTCAATTTTAAAAAACAAAAATTTAGCTCTTGAAATGGTGCCTGATCTAGAATTTAGAAAGATAAAAAGCGTCTATATGCCAGCTATTTCGGCGAGACCAAATCTAAAAAATAGTAGCTATGTAAAGGCGCTTGATCTTTTTTATGCAGATATTGATAGCATCATAAACTCATCTGGTTTTTTAAAGCTTAGACTAAAACAAAGAATTTTGCTTAAAGTGCTAAAAAATGTAAAATCGTACGAAAATGTATCAAAAATTTTAAAAATCTTTAATACAATAAATGGCTTTTTGTCAAATAAAAAAATGAAAGAATTTAAAGAGTAG
- a CDS encoding O-antigen ligase family protein, giving the protein MKNDIVSKLYNLFLVIVLFTLPVTEGLKQISLTLFVLAGIYICVKEKMKFKFDLINISLFIFVLATFISCLVNGISASRALDPLRCMLFFFVARSVGIEKINFKFLFFALFAGFIAAFIPACVEKFTSNDPLALFELKSIGHVNHSAIFMLLVFCVALVSINSKEIFEKYIGISVAGICVLGIMIAGSRAAMYLLPIIIFTYLLFEILNKQIKIKFLLGLIILFGVIAISYMYISTNITQDDRLYSQLTKGVTGSETRYPIFASAFYTWLEHPLFGIGSGEFKIIDITKYFPGNVEVHVSHAHNTFLTFLTEKGIVALLAYLVFQLLLFIKFIKNFRQNSIVFLALLMLMANNIISLANTTFHHENALLMLLFWALALSAIDEKSTLKIS; this is encoded by the coding sequence ATGAAAAACGACATCGTCTCTAAGCTCTACAATCTTTTTTTAGTTATTGTCTTATTTACGCTACCAGTAACTGAGGGCTTAAAGCAAATTTCACTTACACTTTTTGTCTTGGCTGGAATTTATATTTGCGTCAAAGAAAAAATGAAATTTAAATTTGATCTCATAAATATCTCGCTTTTTATCTTTGTTTTGGCTACTTTTATAAGTTGCCTTGTAAATGGAATTTCTGCATCAAGAGCGCTTGATCCGCTAAGGTGTATGCTATTTTTCTTTGTAGCCAGAAGTGTTGGCATAGAAAAAATAAATTTTAAATTTTTATTTTTTGCCTTATTTGCTGGTTTTATTGCCGCATTTATCCCTGCTTGTGTAGAAAAATTCACTTCAAATGATCCTTTAGCGCTTTTTGAGCTTAAATCAATAGGACACGTAAATCATAGCGCTATTTTTATGCTACTAGTTTTTTGTGTAGCATTAGTTTCGATAAATAGCAAAGAAATTTTTGAAAAGTATATAGGCATAAGTGTTGCCGGAATTTGCGTCCTTGGTATAATGATAGCTGGCTCTAGAGCTGCAATGTATCTTTTGCCAATCATTATTTTTACTTACTTGCTTTTTGAAATTTTAAATAAACAGATAAAAATAAAATTTTTACTAGGCTTGATAATTTTATTTGGTGTAATAGCTATTTCTTATATGTATATATCAACAAATATCACTCAAGATGATAGATTGTATAGTCAACTAACAAAGGGGGTTACTGGATCAGAGACTAGATATCCGATCTTTGCTAGCGCATTTTATACGTGGTTAGAACACCCTTTATTTGGGATAGGTTCTGGAGAGTTTAAGATAATTGATATAACAAAATATTTTCCAGGCAATGTTGAAGTTCATGTTAGTCACGCACACAATACCTTTTTAACATTTTTAACAGAAAAGGGCATCGTTGCCTTGCTTGCATATTTGGTATTTCAACTATTACTCTTTATAAAATTCATTAAAAATTTTAGACAAAATAGCATAGTTTTTCTTGCACTTTTAATGCTCATGGCTAATAATATAATTTCACTCGCAAATACAACATTTCACCATGAAAATGCACTTTTAATGCTACTATTTTGGGCTCTAGCTTTAAGTGCGATAGATGAAAAATCGACCTTAAAAATTAGCTAA
- the uvrA gene encoding excinuclease ABC subunit UvrA, whose translation MNDIIEITGAREHNLKNINLKIPKNKLVVFTGLSGSGKSTLAFDTLYAEGQRRYMESLSSYARQFLDRVGKPDVDKIEGLTPAIAIDQKTTSKNPRSTVGTITEIYDYLRLLYARVGVQHCHKCGKPISKMNASDIINEISKLPLGAKVIIYAPLVREKKGTWADLIENLRQKGFVRAQIDGVVVRLDEEIELAKTKKHTIKVIVDRIAIDEQNHERLASDVEKALNESFGEVEVEITNADELGLKESFIHYSEHMACFDCKISFTPLEPLSFSFNSPKGACEHCDGLGIRYSLDMSKIIDEEKSIENGAIKLLYGYNMSYYYKFLLAFCEQNGIDIKKPYYELSEDEKRLVLYGNVKEVEFFWKRNKLLRKFDGVVKISHGLLKDYKDFDEYMSEKICDACNGHRLKPQSLAVKVAGLGLGEILDMSIENCTAFFSNEKNFAYLSDYDKAIAKPILKEINERLFFLYDVGLGYLSLGRDARTISGGEAQRIRIASQIGSGLSGVMYVLDEPSIGLHERDTLKLIKTLRNLQAKGNSVIVVEHDKKTIEEADFIVDIGPGAGKFGGNVVFAGTAKELLDSNTQTAQYINGKKKIDYQKNRKAEKWLEISKVNINNISNLTAKFPLRNLVGITGVSGSGKSSLVLQTLLPEAQEQLNRAKKVKKIAGVNLSGLENLDKVIYLDQSPIGRTPRSNPATYTGVMDEIRNLFAQTKEAKLRGYKIGRFSFNVKGGRCEKCQGEGEITIEMHFLPDINVVCDVCNGARYNAQTLEILYKGKNISEVLNMSIDEAVEFFKAVPKIASKLTTLQDVGLGYITLGQNAVTLSGGEAQRVKLAKELSRSDTGNTLYILDEPTTGLHFADVDRLVKVLNHLVDLGNSVFVIEHNIDVIKNCDYIVDMGPEGGAKGGKVIACGNVKEVAKNYKKTGSYTGEFLAQELEETKKK comes from the coding sequence ATGAACGATATTATTGAAATAACTGGCGCAAGAGAACATAATTTAAAAAATATAAATCTCAAAATTCCAAAAAATAAATTAGTAGTTTTTACCGGTCTTAGCGGAAGCGGCAAGAGCACGCTAGCCTTTGATACGCTTTATGCTGAGGGACAAAGAAGATACATGGAGAGCCTTAGTAGCTACGCTAGGCAGTTTCTAGACCGTGTGGGTAAGCCGGATGTCGATAAGATCGAGGGTTTAACGCCTGCTATCGCGATCGATCAAAAGACGACTTCTAAAAACCCTCGCTCAACGGTTGGTACGATTACTGAAATTTATGATTATCTAAGGCTTTTGTACGCAAGAGTCGGCGTTCAGCACTGCCACAAATGTGGCAAACCTATCTCAAAAATGAATGCGAGCGATATCATAAATGAAATTTCAAAACTCCCACTTGGCGCAAAAGTGATCATCTATGCGCCGCTAGTTCGTGAGAAAAAGGGCACATGGGCGGATTTGATCGAAAATTTACGCCAAAAAGGCTTTGTAAGGGCACAGATAGATGGCGTGGTAGTGAGGCTTGATGAGGAGATCGAGCTAGCTAAAACGAAAAAACACACGATAAAGGTCATCGTTGATAGGATCGCCATCGATGAGCAAAATCACGAGCGCCTTGCAAGTGATGTGGAAAAGGCACTAAATGAGAGCTTTGGAGAGGTCGAGGTAGAGATCACAAATGCTGATGAGCTGGGCTTAAAAGAGAGTTTTATACATTACAGCGAGCACATGGCTTGCTTTGACTGCAAAATTTCATTTACGCCGCTTGAGCCGCTAAGCTTTAGCTTTAACTCGCCAAAGGGTGCCTGCGAGCACTGCGACGGACTTGGCATAAGATACAGCCTAGATATGAGCAAGATCATCGACGAGGAAAAGTCGATAGAAAACGGCGCGATCAAGCTACTTTATGGCTACAACATGAGCTATTACTATAAATTTTTACTTGCTTTTTGCGAGCAAAATGGCATCGATATCAAAAAGCCCTATTATGAGCTTAGCGAAGATGAAAAGAGGCTCGTTTTATATGGAAATGTCAAAGAAGTTGAGTTCTTTTGGAAACGAAATAAACTGCTTAGAAAATTTGACGGAGTGGTTAAAATTTCACACGGGCTTTTGAAAGACTACAAGGACTTTGACGAGTATATGAGCGAGAAAATTTGCGACGCTTGTAATGGCCACAGACTAAAGCCTCAAAGTCTAGCGGTTAAGGTCGCTGGTCTTGGACTTGGTGAAATTTTAGATATGAGTATAGAAAACTGCACTGCCTTTTTCTCAAATGAGAAAAATTTTGCCTATCTTAGCGACTATGACAAGGCGATCGCAAAGCCTATCTTAAAAGAGATCAACGAGAGACTTTTCTTTTTGTATGACGTGGGACTTGGCTATTTGTCGCTTGGGCGTGATGCTAGGACGATCAGCGGTGGCGAGGCACAGCGCATCAGGATCGCGAGCCAGATAGGAAGCGGGCTAAGTGGCGTCATGTACGTGCTTGATGAGCCAAGCATCGGCCTACACGAGCGTGATACGCTAAAACTTATAAAAACACTTAGAAATTTGCAAGCCAAAGGCAACTCCGTAATCGTCGTCGAGCATGATAAAAAGACGATAGAAGAGGCTGATTTTATCGTAGATATCGGCCCTGGAGCTGGTAAATTTGGTGGTAATGTGGTCTTTGCAGGCACAGCAAAAGAGCTTTTAGACTCAAACACTCAGACCGCACAATACATAAATGGTAAGAAAAAGATAGACTATCAAAAAAATAGAAAAGCTGAGAAGTGGCTTGAAATTTCAAAGGTAAATATCAACAATATCTCAAATTTAACCGCAAAATTTCCGCTTAGAAATTTAGTTGGCATCACTGGCGTCTCAGGATCTGGCAAGAGCTCACTAGTGCTTCAGACCTTGCTTCCAGAGGCGCAGGAGCAGCTAAACAGAGCCAAAAAAGTAAAAAAGATAGCTGGGGTAAATTTAAGCGGACTTGAGAATTTAGACAAGGTCATTTATCTTGATCAAAGCCCGATAGGTCGTACTCCGCGCTCAAATCCAGCGACTTATACTGGCGTGATGGATGAGATAAGAAATTTGTTCGCACAGACCAAAGAGGCAAAGCTTAGAGGCTATAAAATAGGGCGCTTTAGCTTTAATGTCAAGGGCGGACGCTGCGAGAAATGCCAAGGCGAGGGTGAGATCACGATCGAGATGCACTTTTTGCCTGATATAAACGTGGTTTGTGATGTTTGCAATGGCGCTAGATACAACGCTCAAACCTTGGAAATTTTATACAAAGGCAAAAATATCTCCGAGGTGCTAAATATGAGCATCGATGAGGCGGTTGAGTTTTTCAAGGCTGTGCCAAAGATCGCTTCAAAGCTTACGACACTGCAAGACGTGGGGCTTGGCTACATCACGCTTGGACAAAATGCAGTTACGCTTAGTGGTGGCGAGGCGCAACGTGTGAAACTGGCAAAAGAGCTTAGCAGAAGCGACACTGGAAATACACTTTATATTCTTGATGAGCCAACGACTGGGCTTCATTTTGCTGATGTTGATAGGTTGGTAAAGGTGCTAAATCACCTAGTTGATCTTGGAAATTCAGTCTTTGTTATCGAGCATAATATAGATGTTATTAAAAACTGCGACTATATCGTAGACATGGGGCCAGAAGGTGGTGCAAAGGGCGGTAAAGTGATAGCGTGCGGCAACGTAAAAGAAGTAGCTAAAAACTATAAAAAAACTGGTAGCTACACTGGAGAATTTCTAGCACAAGAGCTTGAGGAAACGAAGAAAAAATAA
- a CDS encoding NADH-quinone oxidoreductase subunit I, whose amino-acid sequence MSVKITDICISCGSCIDECPVSAIVDDSDNPTGADTYYVYSNKCVECVGYNDEPACASACPTDGCIVWDTVVAGQPSRDQIGADARNGSIPVIQ is encoded by the coding sequence ATGTCTGTAAAAATAACTGATATATGCATAAGCTGTGGTTCATGTATTGATGAATGCCCAGTTTCAGCTATCGTTGATGATAGCGACAACCCAACTGGAGCAGATACATACTATGTTTATTCAAATAAATGCGTTGAGTGCGTAGGCTACAACGATGAGCCAGCCTGTGCATCCGCCTGTCCAACTGACGGTTGTATCGTATGGGATACTGTTGTAGCAGGACAACCTTCTCGCGATCAAATCGGTGCTGATGCACGCAATGGCTCTATTCCAGTTATTCAATAA
- the ndk gene encoding nucleoside-diphosphate kinase, producing MQRTLSIIKPDAVKKNVVGKIIDRFESNGLRIAAAKKIKLSKCDAKAFYAVHKDRPFFNDLVDFMVSGPVVVMVLEGENAVAKNRELMGATNPKEAAPGTIRADFADSIDANAVHGSDSLENAVNEINFFFASREIC from the coding sequence ATGCAAAGAACACTTTCTATCATTAAGCCTGATGCTGTTAAGAAAAATGTTGTTGGAAAAATTATAGATAGATTTGAAAGTAACGGCCTAAGGATCGCAGCTGCAAAGAAAATCAAGCTTAGCAAATGCGATGCAAAAGCGTTTTACGCAGTTCACAAAGATAGACCTTTTTTCAATGATTTAGTTGATTTTATGGTAAGCGGACCAGTTGTAGTTATGGTTTTAGAGGGTGAAAATGCAGTTGCTAAAAACCGCGAGCTAATGGGTGCAACTAACCCAAAAGAAGCAGCTCCTGGCACTATAAGAGCTGATTTTGCCGATAGTATTGATGCAAATGCAGTTCACGGAAGTGACAGCCTAGAAAATGCTGTGAATGAGATAAATTTCTTCTTTGCTTCAAGAGAAATTTGCTAA
- the rpmF gene encoding 50S ribosomal protein L32, which produces MAVPKRRVSHSRAAKRRTHYKVTLPVPVKDKDGSWKMPHRINKTTGEY; this is translated from the coding sequence ATGGCAGTACCAAAGCGAAGAGTGAGTCATTCTCGTGCAGCAAAACGTAGAACACATTATAAAGTTACACTTCCAGTGCCTGTAAAAGACAAAGATGGTTCTTGGAAAATGCCTCACCGCATAAACAAAACTACAGGTGAATATTAA
- the plsX gene encoding phosphate acyltransferase PlsX — MIRIAIDAMGGDFGADPIISGVIDALKETEFKAVLVGDSNVIKPLIPQSYLKNIEFLEASEVISMADGATDALKRKDSTIYKAIELLKNKEVDAVVSAGHSGATMSLATLRIGRLKNISRPAIATLMPNSKESATLVLDVGANVDCKSEHLFQFAIMGEAYAKEILGRKEPKVGLLSNGEEESKGNEVSKEAFKLVSRLDSFVGNAEGNQIFDGSIDVMVCDGFMGNILLKTSEGVADAIGKIIKKQIKKSPLAIAGSVLMRKVFKTLKKQVSYDEYGGAPLLGVNGCVIISHGKSNSKAIKNAIFQAIKFANSNINKVIEEELSHFAR, encoded by the coding sequence ATGATTCGCATTGCTATCGATGCTATGGGTGGTGATTTTGGTGCAGATCCTATAATATCTGGTGTTATTGATGCACTAAAAGAGACAGAATTTAAAGCTGTATTAGTCGGCGATAGCAATGTCATCAAACCACTCATCCCACAATCTTATTTAAAAAATATCGAATTTTTAGAAGCTAGCGAAGTTATCTCGATGGCAGATGGTGCAACTGATGCACTTAAGAGAAAAGATAGTACGATCTACAAAGCAATTGAACTCTTAAAAAATAAGGAAGTTGATGCTGTAGTTTCTGCCGGCCATAGTGGTGCAACTATGAGTTTAGCTACCCTAAGAATTGGTAGACTAAAAAATATTTCTCGTCCAGCAATTGCAACACTTATGCCAAATTCAAAAGAATCTGCTACTTTAGTTTTAGATGTTGGTGCAAATGTTGATTGTAAAAGTGAACATTTGTTTCAATTTGCCATAATGGGTGAAGCCTATGCAAAAGAAATTTTAGGTAGAAAAGAGCCAAAAGTTGGTCTTTTATCAAATGGTGAAGAAGAAAGCAAGGGCAATGAAGTTAGCAAAGAAGCATTTAAATTAGTTTCTAGGCTTGATAGCTTTGTTGGCAATGCAGAAGGTAATCAAATTTTTGATGGCAGTATTGATGTAATGGTTTGTGATGGTTTTATGGGAAATATTCTTTTAAAAACTAGCGAAGGCGTTGCAGATGCAATAGGCAAAATCATCAAAAAACAAATTAAAAAATCACCTCTTGCTATAGCTGGCTCTGTACTCATGAGAAAAGTTTTTAAGACACTTAAAAAACAGGTTAGCTATGACGAATATGGTGGTGCACCACTTCTTGGTGTAAATGGTTGTGTTATCATAAGTCACGGCAAAAGTAATTCAAAAGCTATAAAAAATGCAATTTTTCAAGCAATAAAATTTGCTAATTCAAATATAAATAAAGTTATCGAAGAAGAACTTTCGCACTTTGCAAGGTAA
- a CDS encoding beta-ketoacyl-ACP synthase III, protein MPKASLISIASYIPEKILTNFDFEKMVETSDEWIVKRTGIEQRHIATNETTSDLGTKAGELAIKRSGLDKSQIDAIICATISPDHLCMPSTACKIAANLGLNYGVTAFDISAACTGFIYLLELANSLIISGAKKNVLIIGAEKLSSIVDYTDRGTCILFGDGAGAAVISSGNENEIIDIHTASDGKQAELLITPGCGSVFPASEETLKNRLNFIHMSGNEVFKIAVQTLSKSVIEILHANKMQSEDIDFFIPHQANIRIIDAVKNRLNFKDEQCVLTVAKYGNTSSASIPMAMNDAYEDGRIKNGSVLLLDAFGGGFTWGSAILKFGGKNFSGLQ, encoded by the coding sequence ATGCCAAAAGCTTCACTGATTTCTATCGCTTCTTACATTCCAGAAAAAATTCTGACAAATTTTGACTTTGAAAAAATGGTTGAAACGAGTGATGAATGGATAGTAAAGCGAACAGGTATCGAACAAAGGCATATTGCAACTAACGAAACAACAAGTGACCTTGGCACAAAGGCTGGTGAATTAGCTATAAAACGCTCAGGACTTGATAAATCTCAAATCGATGCAATCATCTGTGCTACGATATCTCCAGATCATCTTTGTATGCCTTCTACTGCTTGCAAAATAGCTGCAAATTTGGGTTTAAACTATGGAGTTACAGCATTTGATATAAGTGCGGCTTGTACCGGTTTTATTTATCTTTTAGAGCTTGCAAATTCTCTCATTATTAGCGGTGCTAAAAAGAATGTCTTAATTATCGGAGCCGAAAAATTAAGCTCTATTGTTGACTATACAGATAGAGGCACTTGTATACTATTTGGTGATGGAGCAGGTGCAGCTGTAATTAGTAGTGGCAATGAAAATGAGATCATTGATATTCATACGGCAAGCGATGGTAAGCAAGCTGAACTTTTAATAACTCCAGGATGTGGGAGTGTATTTCCAGCCAGCGAGGAAACACTAAAAAATAGGCTAAATTTTATCCATATGAGTGGAAATGAAGTTTTTAAAATAGCAGTTCAAACACTTAGCAAAAGTGTAATAGAAATTTTGCACGCAAATAAAATGCAAAGCGAAGATATCGATTTTTTTATACCTCATCAAGCAAATATAAGAATAATAGATGCGGTAAAAAATAGATTAAATTTTAAAGATGAGCAGTGTGTCTTGACCGTTGCTAAATATGGCAATACAAGCTCAGCTTCAATTCCGATGGCTATGAATGATGCCTATGAAGACGGCCGTATCAAAAATGGTTCAGTTTTGCTTCTTGATGCATTTGGTGGCGGCTTTACATGGGGATCAGCGATACTAAAATTTGGCGGAAAGAATTTTAGCGGTTTGCAATAA
- a CDS encoding peroxiredoxin, translated as MLVTKKAPNFTAAAVLGNNQIVNDFNLYKNIGEKGAVVFFYPMDFTFVCPSEIIAFDKRYDEFKSRGIEVIAVSCDNQFSHFAWKETPVNKGGIGKVRFPIVADMTKSIARGFDVLLEDAGVALRGSFLLDKDGTVRHAVINDLPLGRNIDEMIRMVDTMLFTNEHGEVCPAGWNKGDAGMKPSTEGVADYLSHNEGKL; from the coding sequence ATGTTAGTAACAAAAAAAGCACCTAATTTTACAGCTGCAGCAGTTTTAGGAAACAATCAAATTGTAAATGATTTTAATCTTTATAAAAATATTGGCGAGAAAGGCGCGGTCGTATTTTTCTATCCAATGGATTTTACTTTTGTTTGCCCAAGCGAAATTATCGCATTTGACAAAAGATATGACGAGTTCAAGTCACGTGGTATCGAAGTTATCGCAGTTTCATGCGACAACCAATTTTCACATTTTGCATGGAAAGAGACTCCAGTAAACAAAGGTGGTATTGGCAAAGTTCGCTTCCCTATCGTAGCTGACATGACAAAATCAATCGCTCGCGGATTTGACGTACTTCTAGAAGATGCTGGCGTAGCACTTCGTGGTTCATTCTTACTAGACAAAGATGGTACTGTTCGCCACGCAGTTATAAACGATCTTCCACTTGGTAGAAATATCGATGAGATGATAAGAATGGTTGATACTATGCTATTTACAAATGAGCACGGCGAAGTTTGCCCAGCTGGTTGGAATAAAGGTGATGCTGGTATGAAACCAAGCACTGAAGGTGTTGCCGACTACCTTTCACACAACGAAGGCAAACTATAA
- a CDS encoding PilZ domain-containing protein: MDFKGRQELVINCEVSILKLRDKFIDDGIKFCRQLTFIVPHDQVKICLENIFDTLLIQKPNATQLQDDLNNLIPKSNARDELINFLLLNLTLNFSHSCDNSTFVGYFVNAVSRIKEILCGAKDQQETNVKDMIETGTFFYEDPINTFTRMKKAKVRPELLNLYDGLNIKYEAEILEVKEDSVVFRVDMMQILAMKQDGKGFILPNSFFSKPLCADIVNYNIVNKGVTLSNFLRNTTMYAYKRKFQRILPNRFTKTIIKGKQDKIEGSLYDVSEGGISVLSPQTTNFQDGEELEATFEILIAPDKVKNVTLKLRLVTELAYKGYIRYCMKLIDDDETIKDFTQKRIKETLDELRSRINLYE; this comes from the coding sequence ATGGATTTTAAAGGCAGGCAAGAGCTTGTAATAAATTGCGAAGTTAGCATACTTAAATTAAGAGATAAATTTATCGACGATGGTATCAAATTTTGTAGACAGCTAACATTTATCGTACCGCACGATCAGGTAAAAATTTGTCTTGAAAACATCTTTGATACACTGCTTATTCAAAAGCCAAATGCTACGCAGCTACAAGATGATTTAAATAATCTAATACCAAAATCAAACGCAAGAGACGAATTAATAAATTTCCTACTTTTAAATTTGACTTTAAATTTTAGTCACTCTTGCGACAATAGCACCTTCGTAGGTTATTTCGTAAATGCCGTTTCAAGAATCAAAGAAATTTTATGTGGTGCCAAAGACCAGCAAGAAACAAATGTAAAAGACATGATTGAAACCGGAACATTTTTTTATGAAGATCCGATCAATACTTTCACTCGCATGAAAAAAGCCAAGGTAAGGCCAGAGCTTTTAAATTTATATGATGGACTAAATATAAAATATGAGGCTGAAATTTTAGAAGTTAAGGAAGATAGTGTCGTTTTTCGCGTGGATATGATGCAAATTTTAGCCATGAAGCAAGACGGCAAAGGTTTTATTTTGCCAAATAGCTTTTTCTCAAAGCCATTATGTGCTGATATTGTTAATTACAATATAGTCAATAAAGGTGTCACTCTTTCAAATTTCTTACGAAATACAACGATGTACGCATATAAAAGAAAATTCCAACGTATCTTGCCAAATCGTTTCACCAAAACTATTATCAAAGGCAAGCAAGATAAGATCGAAGGTAGCCTTTATGATGTTTCTGAAGGCGGCATAAGCGTATTAAGCCCACAAACTACAAATTTTCAGGATGGAGAAGAACTAGAAGCGACCTTTGAAATCTTAATCGCACCAGATAAAGTAAAAAATGTGACTTTAAAGCTAAGACTTGTTACAGAGCTGGCATATAAAGGCTACATAAGATACTGCATGAAGCTTATCGATGATGATGAAACGATAAAAGATTTTACACAAAAGCGCATAAAAGAGACACTTGATGAGCTTCGCTCACGTATAAATTTATACGAATAA